The following coding sequences lie in one Streptomyces sp. NBC_00510 genomic window:
- a CDS encoding bifunctional DNA primase/polymerase, whose product MTDWQNALDNALQAAARHGFEVLPLGLTKLPAIKSPHDKGHGCKGECGQPGHGWRDASNDPERIRALFTAAPHATGYGIACGRPPHYLIGLDLDRDAEKDVDGVWELRRLAAQRHIAIPRTVIIRTPRGGYHAWWTGPSDVKVPNRAGHMAPGVDVRGEGGYLVGPGSRSVRGIYTLASDPNDIVIAPIPEQLLQLMVRPKRQPQQGTFRQPSGPVSGGSALVGLVRLVLDAQEGQRNSRLYWAACKAFEHAAAGRVDADAAERALVRAAVEVGLPENEAQGTVASARGTIVGAAR is encoded by the coding sequence ATGACCGACTGGCAGAACGCCCTCGACAACGCCCTGCAGGCGGCGGCACGCCACGGCTTCGAGGTTCTCCCCCTCGGCCTGACCAAGCTGCCGGCCATCAAGTCCCCGCACGACAAGGGGCACGGCTGCAAGGGCGAGTGCGGCCAGCCCGGGCACGGCTGGCGCGACGCGTCCAACGACCCGGAGCGCATCCGCGCCCTGTTCACCGCGGCACCCCACGCCACCGGCTACGGGATCGCGTGCGGCCGGCCGCCGCACTACTTGATCGGTCTCGACCTTGACCGCGACGCCGAGAAGGACGTCGACGGCGTGTGGGAGCTGCGCAGACTCGCCGCCCAGCGGCACATTGCGATCCCGCGCACGGTCATCATCCGCACCCCCCGTGGCGGCTACCACGCGTGGTGGACCGGGCCCAGCGACGTCAAGGTGCCCAATCGGGCTGGCCACATGGCGCCGGGCGTCGACGTCCGCGGCGAGGGCGGATACCTCGTGGGCCCAGGCAGCCGCAGCGTTCGAGGCATCTACACCCTCGCCTCCGACCCGAACGACATCGTCATCGCGCCCATCCCCGAGCAGCTGCTGCAGCTCATGGTGCGCCCCAAGCGCCAGCCGCAGCAGGGCACGTTCCGGCAGCCGTCCGGACCGGTCAGCGGCGGCAGCGCGCTGGTCGGCCTCGTGCGCCTGGTCCTCGACGCCCAGGAGGGGCAGCGGAACAGCCGCTTGTACTGGGCTGCCTGCAAGGCCTTCGAGCACGCGGCGGCGGGCCGGGTTGACGCTGACGCCGCCGAGCGCGCCCTCGTCCGCGCCGCCGTCGAGGTCGGCCTGCCGGAGAACGAAGCACAGGGCACCGTCGCGTCTGCTCGCGGCACGATCGTGGGAGCCGCCCGATGA